One window of the Nicotiana tabacum cultivar K326 chromosome 4, ASM71507v2, whole genome shotgun sequence genome contains the following:
- the LOC107803404 gene encoding polygalacturonase 1 beta-like protein 2 has translation MDRSVKLKISLLLFFFLLSSSSSTASLAQTNEQSKDSLLPKENPFTVKASLVRYWNKKISNKLPIPSFLFSKASPLSAVDAAFYTSLATQKSLSGHLPSFCSSAKLFCFFDSKPYLDASPSKDANFAVYNNKKFSNYGSSRLGGGDNFKNYSDGVNFATGDFTKYSRSSTGHREDFNSYAADGNVASGNFTSYAAGATGGGGTFQNYMPRVNVPDLRFASYDSDGNNHKLSFTSYVGDTNSGNEAFISYAKNGNGVPAEFTTYGDTSNVIGSSFNGYGESGNSANDSFKAYSTNSNNPNNNFKNYGAGGNSGVDTFTSYRNSANAGTDTFTSYAKGSSSGKANFVNYGKSFNEGKDTFKEYGKGAKDPSVGFKIYGFNNSFKEYSPKGVNFAGYTKKSTPTVGSLNTSGKSVNKWVEEGKFFREAILKEGTVMKMPDIRDKMPRRSFLPRTISSKLPFSTQELSNMKTIFHAQENSTMERVIINALAECERAPSQGETKRCVGSVEDMIDFAVSVLGHNVVVRTTDNVVGSKEKVMIGKVKGINGGRVTQSVSCHQSLYPYLLYYCHSVPKVRVYEADILNVETKAKINHGVAICHIDTSAWSPGHGAFVALGSGPGRIEVCHWIFENDMTWAMAD, from the exons ATGGACAGAAGTGTCAAACTCAAGATTTCTcttctcttgttcttcttcttattgtcttcttcttcctccact GCTTCATTGGCTCAAACAAATGAACAAAGCAAAGATTCATTGTTACCCAAAGAAAATCCATTTACGGTAAAGGCTTCACTTGTACGATATTGGAACAAAAAAATCTCCAACAAACTCCCTATACCCTCTTTCCTTTTTTCAAAAGCTTCACCACTCTCCGCCGTGGACGCCGCCTTCTACACCAGTCTCGCCACCCAAAAATCTCTCTCCGGTCATCTTCCCTCCTTCTGCTCCTCCGCCAAATTATTCTGTTTTTTTGACTCGAAACCGTACCTTGACGCAAGTCCTAGTAAAGATGCAAATTTTGCTGTCTACAATAACAAAAAATTCTCAAACTATGGATCCTCTAGGCTAGGTGGAGGAGACAATTTCAAGAACTACTCCGATGGCGTCAACTTCGCCACCGGCGATTTCACTAAATACAGTCGGAGCTCCACCGGCCATCGCGAGGACTTCAATAGTTACGCGGCGGACGGCAATGTAGCATCCGGAAATTTCACCTCCTACGCAGCCGGAGCTACTGGCGGGGGAGGAACTTTCCAGAACTACATGCCACGTGTCAATGTCCCAGATCTTCGGTTCGCTTCTTACGATTCAGACGGCAACAATCATAAGCTTTCATTTACGAGCTATGTTGGTGATACTAATTCTGGAAACGAAGCATTTATTAGCTACGCCAAAAATGGAAATGGTGTGCCTGCTGAGTTTACTACATATGGTGACACGTCTAATGTTATTGGATCATCGTTCAATGGATATGGGGAATCGGGTAATTCCGCAAATGATTCGTTCAAGGCTTATTCGACAAATTCCAACAACCCTAACAATAATTTCAAGAATTATGGGGCTGGTGGAAACAGTGGAGTAGACACTTTCACAAGTTATAGGAATTCGGCCAATGCAGGTACTGACACGTTTACGTCTTACGCAAAGGGTTCCAGTTCTGGGAAggcaaatttcgtgaattatgGAAAATCATTTAATGAAGGAAAAGACACTTTCAAAGAATATGGTAAAGGAGCTAAAGATCCTTCGGTTGGGTTTAAGATTTATGGTTTCAACAACTCGTTTAAAGAGTATTCTCCAAAGGGTGTCAATTTTGCGGGATACACCAAAAAAAGCACTCCTACGGTTGGTTCATTGAACACCAGTGGCAAATCGGTAAATAAATGGGTAGAGGAGGGTAAATTCTTTCGAGAAGCCATTCTGAAGGAAGGGACAGTGATGAAAATGCCCGACATACGTGACAAAATGCCTAGGAGGTCATTTTTGCCCCGAACAATTTCATCTAAACTACCGTTCTCTACCCAGGAATTATCCAACATGAAGACAATATTCCACGCGCAGGAGAACTCCACCATGGAGCGCGTGATTATTAACGCGCTAGCAGAGTGCGAGCGTGCTCCGAGCCAAGGCGAGACCAAGCGATGCGTTGGCTCCGTCGAGGACATGATCGACTTTGCCGTATCAGTTTTAGGCCACAATGTGGTGGTGAGGACTACCGATAACGTGGTCGGGTCAAAAGAGAAAGTCATGATCGGAAAAGTCAAGGGAATCAACGGTGGTAGAGTGACACAATCAGTTTCATGCCATCAGAGCCTGTACCCTTACCTACTGTATTACTGCCACTCTGTTCCAAAAGTTAGGGTCTACGAAGCAGACATTCTTAACGTAGAGACAAAGGCTAAGATAAATCATGGTGTTGCCATTTGTCATATAGACACGTCAGCATGGAGTCCAGGTCACGGTGCTTTCGTGGCATTAGGGTCAGGGCCTGGTCGTATTGAAGTCTGCCATTGGATTTTTGAGAATGATATGACTTGGGCCATGGCGGATTAA